Proteins encoded together in one Sulfitobacter pontiacus window:
- a CDS encoding ABC transporter ATP-binding protein, which yields MTDGYVTADGRQIGPVVMEMKNITLRFGGVEAIKDISFDIRQGEIRAIIGPNGAGKSSMLNVISGFYVPQEGEVWYKGSRRPAMKPFEVAQQGIARTFQNIALFEGMSVLDNVMTGRLTNMKTGMFWQSIWKGKAEREETANREVAEKIIDFLEIQAIRKTPVSRLSYGLKKRVELARALAAEPSILLLDEPMAGMNVEEKEDMSRFILDVNDEFGTTIALIEHDMGVVMDLSDRVVVMDYGKKIGDGTPSEVRNNQDVIDAYLGVAHD from the coding sequence ATGACCGACGGCTATGTCACAGCGGATGGGCGCCAGATTGGCCCCGTTGTGATGGAAATGAAAAACATCACCCTGCGGTTCGGTGGGGTGGAGGCGATCAAGGATATCTCTTTCGACATCCGTCAGGGCGAGATCCGCGCGATCATCGGGCCGAATGGCGCGGGCAAATCATCCATGCTGAACGTGATCAGCGGGTTCTATGTGCCGCAGGAAGGCGAGGTCTGGTACAAGGGCAGCCGCCGTCCGGCGATGAAACCCTTTGAGGTGGCGCAGCAGGGGATCGCACGCACGTTCCAGAACATCGCCCTGTTCGAAGGGATGTCGGTGCTGGACAACGTCATGACGGGGCGTTTGACCAATATGAAGACCGGCATGTTCTGGCAGTCGATCTGGAAGGGCAAGGCGGAGCGGGAAGAGACCGCGAACCGCGAAGTCGCCGAAAAGATCATCGATTTCCTTGAGATTCAGGCGATCCGCAAGACGCCGGTGTCGCGTCTGTCCTACGGCTTGAAGAAACGGGTCGAACTGGCCCGTGCGCTGGCCGCCGAGCCGTCGATCCTGCTGCTGGATGAACCGATGGCGGGGATGAACGTCGAGGAAAAAGAGGACATGAGCCGCTTTATTCTGGATGTGAACGATGAATTCGGCACGACGATTGCCCTGATCGAACACGATATGGGCGTTGTGATGGACCTGAGCGACCGTGTGGTCGTGATGGATTACGGCAAGAAGATCGGCGACGGCACCCCGAGCGAGGTGCGCAACAACCAAGACGTGATCGACGCATATCTGGGGGTTGCCCATGACTGA
- a CDS encoding AMP-binding protein, which yields MAHTLVSADGPQSVPALLHRNAKQFANAPAYREKEYGIWQSWTWAQTRDEVEALALGLLELGANEGDFIAIIGRNRPYLYWAMMAAEMVGAVPVPLYQDANAEEMAYVLDHCGARFVIAGDQEQVDKVLDVQDQLTQFERMVYLDPRGLRKYDHAALDQYSAVQDMGRKARDKHIKELEARQAKLDYDSTGVMLYTSGTTGKPKGVVLSNRNIIETAKSSSAFDKLRQTDDILAYLPMAWVGDFIFSVGQALWTGFCTNCPESADTMHVDLREIGPTYYFAPPRVFETQLTSVMIRMEDASRFKKWLFDKFMAHARKVGPAILDGKPVGAMDRAKYALGELMIYGPLKNTLGLSRVRVGYTAGEAIGPEIFDFYRSLGINLKQLYGQTEATVFITAQPDGEVRSDTVGVTCPGVELKIAENGEVFYRSPGVFVEYYKNPESTADTKDAEGWVATGDAGFIEEGTGHLRIIDRAKDVGKMANGSLFAPKYVENKLKFFPNILEAVVFGNGRDACTAFINIDLTAVGNWAERNNIGYASYQELARHPQVMDTIQSHVEEVNASIAEDEMLSGCQVHRFVVLHKELDADDGELTRTRKVRRKVIGEKFDDIITALYDGSPSVSTVTEVTYEDGRKGSISATLEVRDAKVFADTRKMAAQ from the coding sequence TTGGCTCACACGCTCGTGAGCGCCGACGGACCGCAATCGGTTCCGGCGCTGCTGCATCGTAATGCAAAGCAATTTGCGAACGCGCCTGCGTATCGCGAAAAGGAATATGGCATCTGGCAAAGCTGGACGTGGGCACAGACCCGCGACGAGGTTGAGGCGCTTGCGCTTGGCCTGCTGGAGCTTGGCGCGAACGAGGGCGACTTTATCGCCATCATCGGCCGCAACCGTCCCTATCTGTATTGGGCCATGATGGCCGCAGAGATGGTCGGTGCCGTGCCTGTGCCGCTGTATCAGGACGCCAACGCAGAAGAGATGGCCTATGTGCTGGATCATTGTGGCGCGCGTTTTGTGATCGCCGGTGATCAGGAACAGGTCGACAAGGTGCTGGACGTTCAGGATCAGCTGACCCAGTTCGAGCGTATGGTCTATCTTGATCCACGCGGATTGCGCAAATACGACCACGCCGCGCTGGACCAGTATAGCGCCGTCCAGGACATGGGCCGCAAGGCACGCGACAAGCACATCAAAGAGCTTGAGGCGCGTCAGGCCAAGCTGGACTACGACAGCACGGGCGTCATGCTCTATACCTCTGGCACCACGGGCAAGCCCAAAGGTGTGGTGCTGAGCAACCGCAATATTATCGAGACGGCCAAATCCTCTTCCGCTTTCGACAAGCTGCGTCAGACGGACGATATTCTGGCCTATCTGCCGATGGCCTGGGTGGGGGATTTCATCTTTTCCGTCGGGCAGGCGCTATGGACGGGGTTCTGCACGAACTGCCCTGAAAGCGCGGACACGATGCATGTGGACCTGCGCGAGATCGGCCCGACCTATTATTTCGCCCCACCGCGCGTGTTCGAAACCCAGCTGACATCGGTGATGATCCGGATGGAAGACGCGAGCCGTTTCAAAAAGTGGCTGTTCGACAAATTCATGGCCCATGCGCGCAAGGTGGGTCCCGCCATTCTGGACGGTAAACCCGTCGGCGCGATGGACCGTGCGAAATACGCCTTGGGCGAGCTGATGATCTATGGCCCGCTGAAAAACACGCTCGGCCTCAGCCGCGTGCGCGTCGGCTATACCGCGGGCGAGGCGATCGGGCCGGAGATTTTCGATTTCTACCGCTCGCTCGGGATCAACCTGAAACAGCTTTATGGCCAGACCGAAGCCACCGTCTTCATCACCGCGCAGCCCGATGGCGAAGTGCGCAGTGACACGGTCGGCGTGACCTGCCCCGGCGTGGAGCTGAAGATCGCCGAGAACGGCGAAGTCTTCTACCGCAGCCCCGGCGTTTTTGTGGAGTATTACAAGAACCCCGAAAGCACCGCCGATACCAAGGATGCCGAAGGCTGGGTCGCGACAGGCGACGCGGGCTTTATCGAGGAAGGCACCGGGCACCTGCGCATTATCGACCGCGCCAAAGACGTTGGCAAAATGGCCAATGGCAGCCTGTTCGCGCCGAAATACGTGGAAAACAAACTCAAGTTCTTCCCCAACATCCTTGAAGCGGTGGTATTCGGCAACGGACGCGACGCATGCACCGCCTTTATCAATATCGACCTGACCGCGGTCGGAAACTGGGCGGAGCGCAACAACATCGGCTATGCGTCCTATCAGGAACTGGCGCGGCATCCGCAGGTGATGGACACGATCCAGAGCCATGTGGAAGAGGTCAACGCCTCTATCGCAGAAGACGAAATGCTGTCGGGCTGTCAGGTGCATCGCTTTGTTGTGCTGCACAAGGAACTTGATGCCGATGACGGAGAGCTGACGCGCACGCGCAAAGTCCGTCGCAAGGTCATCGGCGAGAAGTTCGACGATATCATCACCGCGCTCTACGACGGGTCGCCCTCTGTCAGCACGGTTACTGAAGTGACCTATGAAGACGGGCGCAAGGGGTCGATCTCGGCCACGCTGGAGGTGCGCGACGCCAAGGTGTTCGCAGACACCCGCAAGATGGCCGCTCAATGA